The Corynebacterium sphenisci DSM 44792 genome includes the window ATGGCCGAGGCGCTCCGCCGCGCCGGATTCGAGCGGTAGCCTGGGGTGCCATGGAGCATCGCACCCGGGTATCCGCCCTGATCGACCCCGCGGACTGGCCGGCGGTGGCCGGGCGGCTGCGCGCCGCGGCCGCCGCCGCCGGCCTGGAGGTCGCCGAGCTCGGCCATGAGGTGCAGCGGTCCTTCTGCGAGGCCGACAACATGCTGCTCGACGAGGCGCGGGCCCGCGGGGCGACCCCGCCCACCGCGGAACTGGTGCACATCGAGGCCGCGCTGCGCGGCGATGCCCCGGATCGGGCGGTGACCGCCCTGGTCGCCGGGGCGCTGCCGGACGGCGCGCCCTGGTACGGCACCACGACCCGCCCGCGGCCGGGATTTGGGGGCGGCGGCCCGGACATGCCATAATGCCCGGGTTGCCCGCGACCGGAGCCGGTCGCGGGGGCTTCACATGTCTCGGGCATGAACCGGTCGAGCGCCCCGCCACCAGGGGAGGAGCCGCCAGGGTCCTCTGTCCACAGCGAAAGCTAAAGGAAAATACACCGATGAACATTCTGGACAAGGTCGACGCCGCGTCGCTGCGCGACGACATCCCCGAGTTCCGCGCCGGCGACACCGTCGAGGTGCACGTGCGGATCGTGGAGGGCAAGAACGAGCGCATCCAGGTCTTCAAGGGCGTCGTGATCCGCCGCCAGGGCGGCGGCATCCGGGAGACCTTCACCGTCCGCAAGATCTCCTTCGGCATCGGCGTGGAGCGCACCTTCCCGGTGCACTCCCCGAACATCGACCACATCGACGTCGTCTTCCGCGGCGACGTCCGGCGTGCGAAGCTGTACTACCTGCGCAACCTGCGCGGCAAGGCCGCCCGCATCCGCGAGAAGCGCTGAGGCCACCCCGCCCGCGCGACGCCCCCGCCGGCCCCTCCCGGGCCGCGGGGGCGTCGCCGATCCCGGGCGGGCCGGCGCGCCCCGCGGCCACCCCCGCGGGTCCACCATCCGGGGCGCGGGATTGTATAGATTCATCTCATGTTCGCCATCAACCGGGCCCGCCGCGCGGGCCGCACCGGACTCGCGGCCATCCTCGCCGCCGCCCTCGCCCTCCTGCCCGCCCCCGCCGCGGCCGCCGAGGCCGCCCCCGCCGTCGACGGCTTCCACTGGGGGGTGGCCTCCTCCGGTTTCCAGGTGGAGGGCTCCAACCCCGACTCCAACTGGCTGCGCTACGTCGAGGCCAACCAGGACGGCCCGGACGTCGACCCGGTCGGCAACGCCGCCGACTTCTGGAACCGCTACGAGGAGGACATCGCCAACGCCGCCTCGATGGGGGTGAACACCTACCGGATCTCCGTGGAATGGGCCCGGATCGAGCCCGAGCAGGGCCGCTTCGACGAGGCCGCCCTGGCCCACTACGACCGGATCATCGGCGCCATCCGGGCGCACGGGATGACCCCCATGATCACCATGGTGCACTACGTCTACCCGGGCTGGCTGGCCGACCGCGGCGGTTTCCTGGACCCGGAGGCGCCGGCCCTGTTCGGCCGCTTCGCCGAGCTCATCACCGAGCGCTGGGCCGGCGCGGGCACCATGTGGGTGACCTTCAACGAGCCGCTGGTCTTCTTCGGCCACGAGGTCGAGATCGGCATGATCCGGGCCACCGACATGCCCGCCTTCCTGGACAACGTGGTCGCCGCCCACAAGCTCGGCTACGCCGCCGCGCACGCCGCCGACCCGGCGGCGATGGTCACCACCAACGAGGCCTTCCTGCCCGCGGTGACCGGGATCACCGACCTGATGCTGCTGGACCGGGTGCGCGACAGCCTGGACTACGTCGGCATCGACTACTACTACGGGCTCAGCGCCGACAACCTCTCCGCGATCCACGCCGCCAGCGCGGACTTCGGCCGGGTGCGCCCCCAGCCGGACGGGGTCTACGAGGCGATCCGGCATTTCGCCGGCGCCTTCCCGGGCCTGCCCATCTACATCGTGGAGAACGGGATGCCGAGCATCAACGGCGCCCGCGAGGACGGCGCCACCCGCGGCGACTTCGTCAGCGACACGGTGTTCTGGATCCAGCGGGCCATCGCCGACGGCTACCCGGTGATCGGCTACAACCACTGGTCCATCACCGACAACTACGAATGGGGCG containing:
- the rplS gene encoding 50S ribosomal protein L19; protein product: MNILDKVDAASLRDDIPEFRAGDTVEVHVRIVEGKNERIQVFKGVVIRRQGGGIRETFTVRKISFGIGVERTFPVHSPNIDHIDVVFRGDVRRAKLYYLRNLRGKAARIREKR
- a CDS encoding family 1 glycosylhydrolase, whose protein sequence is MFAINRARRAGRTGLAAILAAALALLPAPAAAAEAAPAVDGFHWGVASSGFQVEGSNPDSNWLRYVEANQDGPDVDPVGNAADFWNRYEEDIANAASMGVNTYRISVEWARIEPEQGRFDEAALAHYDRIIGAIRAHGMTPMITMVHYVYPGWLADRGGFLDPEAPALFGRFAELITERWAGAGTMWVTFNEPLVFFGHEVEIGMIRATDMPAFLDNVVAAHKLGYAAAHAADPAAMVTTNEAFLPAVTGITDLMLLDRVRDSLDYVGIDYYYGLSADNLSAIHAASADFGRVRPQPDGVYEAIRHFAGAFPGLPIYIVENGMPSINGAREDGATRGDFVSDTVFWIQRAIADGYPVIGYNHWSITDNYEWGDYSARFGLYRIDILDDPALTRRPTSGVAAYRELIAGGGVAAGYRPANPPAKCSAARIPDSCLNPPAVDGPLARIRG